The following is a genomic window from Desulforhopalus sp..
TTTGCCGGCGATCGCGGTTTTAATTTTCCGGAACTGAATGAGGCGGCCCTCAGGGACCTGAAGGACCATGTATGCACCTGTGATGCGGGATATTCAACCAGTAAAACCTGTGAGATCGGTCTGTCCCTGCACGGCGGCATCCCGTACCGGTCGATCCTCTACCTGGTGGACGAGGCGAGCGAAGCGCTGTCGTAAGGCACATCACGCGCCACTATTGCGACAGAGAAGGAAGGTGATGCATGGCTGTGGTCTGCAGGGCTTCATCCCTGCCGGGGATGGAGATACTCTCTTGTCCCAATAACCGGCAGTTCACGCCGCATCTGCCTGACGGTTATGTCCTCTGGCTCAACTCCGAGGCCGGTGAGTAGTACCATATCCAGGGCAGCAGCGGCATTCTTCAGCCGGGCTCGATTTCCATAATCGAGCCCGGCCTCATCCATGACAACCGTCCTTACCCGGCGCAGCGGCGGCATTTGCGCGATCATTCAGAGTTTTGTCGCAGAATATCAGCAACAGAAACATATTTGCAGCAGCTTGGGGATTCCCCAGGTTGGTTTTGCCGTCGCTGCTGATCCGCTTTTTAAAAAAAATGTTGATTACCGGGAAGGGATGGTTACGGAGTACCGGCCGATCTCAGCGTCAGCGGCCAGATCTTAGGTTAAAGTGCTTTCATCCAACCGGTGATGGCCTTCTTCTTGTCGTCTGGAAAATCACCGTGTACCTGGTCGTACAACCAGCGCAGGGATTTAGCCCGCAAGCTGTTGCGAAACGCTTCTTCCGCCTCCTGGATAACCACCTTGATCAGGCATGGACATTTGTCGGTAAAGACCGATGGATCATCGACAAAGATATTCTTTTTGCGAATCTCGGCGCATTGAAAAAAATAGGAGGGACCCTCGATAGCCTCAATAATGTCCCAGAAGGAGATTCCATCCGCGGGTTTAGCCAGCTCATAGCCTCCCTTAACGCCTGGAACGGAACGGACGATCCCCGCCTTGCTCAGCCTGGCAAAGACCTTTGACAGATATGTTTCGGTAATTGCATTCAATTCTGCGATCTGTCTGATGCCGACGGTCTTTCCCTGAGGGAGGTCGATCATATAAAATAGTGAGTGAAAAGCGTACTCTACCCCAACACTGAATTGCATCTCCGGTTCTCCCCTGTGTAGTTGACGGTTAAGCATAAAAAATACCTCACCGGTGAGAAATTGTCTTGACGATAATTTCAGGCATGATAAAAGATATCGTGGATAATTAATGTCCATAATATAAAACAATCTGAGGAGAACACAAATGTTTGATGACAAATTTAAAGAGGTCGTAAGTAAAGAGGGTGTTGTATCGATAGTGTCATGCGCCGATAACGAAGCCCACGTGGTAAATACCTGGAATTCTTATCTGGTTCTCGCAGACGAGGCGAGGATCCTTCTCCCGGCCTGGGCCATGCGAAAGACCGAAAAGAAGGTGGACAAGAATCCCCATGTGCTGCTCACCCTGGGAAGCAAAGAGGTGGCGGGGCGCATGGGTCAAGGCACGGGCTTTCTTGTTACCGGTACTGCCCGATTCGTAAGCTCCGGGCCGGAGTTTGCTATGATGAAAGAAAAATTCTCTTTTTTGACACGGGTCCTTGAGGTGACGGTTTCCTCGGTAAAACAAACCATTTAAGGATGCGACTTGGGAGGTAGTCTTGCTCCGGCAAAGGGTGGGATGCAGGGCGGGAAATGCTCCCGGCCTGCATCCCGCGGCTGATTAATGGTCCATGTCTTGCCGCTATTTTGCCGGCATGCGGCGGCTTTGCCATTCATCCTGCAGGGCATGTACGGCCGGCAGTCCGCCGTAGCAAGTCAAGGTGTCATTGAATTCTTTCATTACCTGGCCTTTCCAGTACCATGGATCCTCCCAATACTTGACCGGTGGATTCATGCCATATATCCGATACAGTTCAGAAAACTCAAAATCCTTGTATATCGGGCTGTCGTGCCCAGTATGCAGGGTTATGGTGTATGTATCAAGCCTACCGCCCCCTACCGTTGCGTATCGTTGTTTCATTTTCAGAAAATAGGAGGAGACCAGCTGGTACATCGGCACATTTTGGACTGTGCCGTCGTCTCTGCTGTAGGAATAGATATCTTCGGTGCCTGCCAAGCCCTTGCTATCGACCTGGTTTTTCAGCAATACAGTCGGCCGCCATTGACCAAGAGCGAAGCCGTGGTCGGGATACTGCTTCATATATCTGTCGGAGAGATCATCTGCGGCATCGTAGCCGATTCCCGGCAGGACTTTGTGCATATTGAATTCAAAGCCGTAACTCTCAAGGTCCTTTCTGGAAAACCAGGTATTGCGAAAGATGATTTCATTCCTTTCCGCCTCGGTGATGGGGGCCGGACCGCTTGCGCCGGGTGAGCAGGAAAAGGCATTGGAAAAATAGTCGTTTGCGTAAATATCGTCGGTATGCCAACAGTAGAGTCCATCCGTGCCCTGCCAGTGCCAGGCGAGGCCGCTGTGGGTGCCGGAGCTCCAACTTATGGTATTATAGGGGATCTCCCGGGTTGCCACGTAACGGAGTGGAATGTTGACGCTTCTTGCCAGGTCCTTGAGCATCGCCGCGGCACCGTGGCAGCCGCCTACCATCATGTAGCCGTAGACCCCGCTCTCTGAAGTCTTCTTAATTAATCTACCGATTAAATAGATCGAGCTTTGATAGGATTGCAAGGGGGGGCCGTGGTAGGCATAGTCTTGCAGCCATGCGGTCAGTTTCACCAGGGTATCCCGTTCTCCGTTGCCTATGAGATTTTGGCCCCGGGCGAAGGTATTGCCAACTCGGGGGTCGCAGAGTGCCGCAAGAGAGCGCCGGTATTCATTGAGTAATTGATAATCCCGACCGGCCTTGATTCCGGACGGAAGAACATTGCCTTCCGGCAAGGGCTTGATTGGGGCAAAATATCGCTCGGACGACAAAATCTCCTGAATTTCTTCATCTGGCCGGGCGAAAAGCTTCCAGGGCAGGGCGTCGCTGGCCTCAAGATACAAGGCATGCGCCACATGGGCCAGATAGGTGGTCAAGGCCCTCTGGCTGGAAAAATAGACCTGCCGATTGCCATCAACAAGAGTGAACATAGTGTCGGCATATTTACAGAAATTCAGGGCTTGATTAGGCCAGGGGCCGGTTCCATTGGACTGAATCAGGCGCTGAAAGAGATTGTTGAGCTGTTGTTTGCGGGTGGCAGGCCACTCATCGAAAGGTTCCGGGCTGCCGTCGCCTTTCTGCCAAATTATATTGCGCCGCAAGGGCTTGCAGCCGGTAAGCCGCTGCTCCAAATCGGTGGCACCGTTTGCATTGGGCCGGGGGCCGAGGAGACAAATCTCAAAGTTCGTCTGCGGCGGCTTTACTTGCAGCTTGGAGGGATCGCGGGGATCGACGATCTCGCCATGGCCGGGACGCACGACCGGTGAAGTATCAGCCGCGGCGCCGCCGGCAAAACAGTTCCATATCAACCATACTCCAATGAATACCGGCAAAAGGAATCTCACCAAAAGCTCCTGGTTGCGTGTCCTAGGGCTGCTAGTGCGACTGCCTGGCCGATGCGTTGTGTTTGCCGGCCATGACGATCTCGCTCAAGGCTGCAAACGCTCGACCTTGTCGTGCACCTGCTCTTCCGAGTCGGCATACCTGCGGGCAATCGCGTAAAAATCCTCGGTAATCGCCAGAAAGGCATCGACCATGTCCGGGTCGAAGTGGCTTCCCCGCCCTTCGCGGATGATGTCCACCGTTTTCTCCTGGGAAAATGGCGGCTTGTACACTCGCCGGCTGATCAAGGCGTCGTAGACATCGGCGATGGCCATCAGCCGCGCCGCCACCGGGATGGCGTCGCCGCGCAGCCCTTCGGGATACCCCGAGCCGTCCCACTTCTCGTGATGCCCGTAGGCGATCTCTTGGGCAAAGACCAGAAAATTGCTGGCCGTCGTTATGGTGTGGATGGCGGCGGCGATGGCGTCCCGCCCGAAGCGTGGGTGCTCCTTCATCCGGGTGAATTCCTCGTCGGTCAGTTTGCCCGGTTTGAGGAGGATGCTGTCGGGGATGCCGACCTTGCCAATGTCGTGAAGCGGCGCGGATTTAAAGAGCATGGTGATGTTTTCGGGAGTGAGAAATTCGCTAAATCTCGGATGCTCCTTGAGGCGGAGGGCCAACAGCCTGACGTAGTGCTGGGTGCGCCGGATATGGTTGCCGGTCTCGGGATCGCGGGCCTCGGCCAGGGAGCCCATGGCGACCATGGCGACGTCCTGCAGTTCCTCCATCTGCCGGGTCCGTTCCACCACCTTCTCTTCGAGGACCTCGTTCTGCCGTTGCAGCTGGTCCCGCGCCGCCTTGAGAGAGATATGGGTTTTCACCCGCTCGCGGAGGATGGCCGGGCTGATCGGCTTGGTGATATAGTCCACCGCGCCAAGGGCCAGCCCCCGCGTTTCCTCCTCCTCCTCGGTCAGCGCGGTGAGAAAAATCACTGGAATATCGCGGGTTCTTGGGTTGGCTTTGATCCGTCGGCAGACCTCGTAGCCATCCATCTCCGGCATCATGATATCGAGGAGAATCAGATCGGGCGGCTGGCGATCGATGATCTTCAGGGCCATTGGCCCGTTCACCGCCGCCTGGATCAGGTAGTCGGCGGAAAGCACCGCCTTGACGACATCGATATTGGCCGGGGTGTCGTCAATCGCCAGGATGGTAGCACACGGATGTGACTGGTTCATGGTGGGCCTCCTTTTTACTGCTGTGCCGTCAACGGCATATCGCCCTGACGGCTATTACCTCACTACTCTAGGACATCGGTGGCACGTCGAGCCCGGTCCGCAGTCTGGCCAGCAGCTCTTTTGCTTCGTCGAATCGGTAGCTCTCGAGCAGCTGGCCGAGTTCCACCGCCTGTTGCTGCAGTGGTGAAGCCTGCAGACCGGCAATCAATTTTTCGCTCCATTCGCCGGCCGAGGCATCGAAATTGTCGATACGCCGGTCTAGTTCGTCGAGGAGGTCGGCGATCGTCTCGCGGCTCGGGCCGGCGGCCGATGGCGGCAGCTCGCCGGCGGCCAGAGCCGCCTCGATGATCCGGAGCGTAGCGTGCAGCCGCTCTTCGACCCTCTGAAGGAGAGAAGCTGCCACCTCCCCGTCGCTTGCCGCCAGCCGGGCCTCCAGCTCTGCCGCCTCCTCTTGCAGGGCGGTGGCGCCGATATTGCCGGCCACCCCCTTGAGGGTATGGGCCTCACGCCGGGCGTCAAGCCGCTGGCCGGCGGCGAGACTTGCTTGCACCCTGGCCATCGCTTCGGCCTCGCCGGCCACGAATTTCGCCAGGGTCTTGCGATAACTCCGGACACTGCCGCCCATCCGGGCCAGGGCCCGTACCGTGTCGAAGCCGGGGAGCTCAGGCATCGCCGCCGCCTCGTCCTCCGCCGTGGGCGGCTCCGCCAACTCCGGCAGGGGCCTTTCGCCGGGTCTGATCCAGCGGGCCAGGGTATGGTAGAGCTGAAGAGGATCGATGGGCTTGCTGATATGGTCGTTCATTCCGGCGGCCAGGCTTTTTTCCCGGTCCTCGGCCATGGCATTGGCGGTCATGGCAATGACCGGCAGGGCGGCGAAGCGGCCGTCGGCGCGGATCTCCCGGCTGGCGGCATAGCCATCCATCACCGGCATCTGGATGTCCATCAGCACCGCGTCGTAGGCGCTGCTTTTGACCATCGCCACCGCTTCCTTGCCGTTGCCGGCGATATCGACGAACAGCCTCGCTTGGGCGAGCAATTCCGCGGCCACCTGCTGGTTGATTTCGTTGTCCTCGACCAGGAGGATCCGCGCCCCGCCGATACGACTCAGCACCTCCGGCGTCAGGTCGGCGGACCGGGGTTGGGTCCGCTGCCGGGCCACGGGATGGCCGAAGATCTCCATGATGGTGTCGAAGAGCACCGACTGGTTGATCGGTTTGACCAGAAAGCCGTCGAGCCCGGCCTTTTTCGCCTGCTGCATCACCTCTTCCCGGCCGTAGGCGGTGACCATGATGATCGTCGGAATTGCGGTGAGCTGGGGATGCCGGCGAATCTTCTCCACCGTCTCGATACCGTCCATGCCGGGCATCTTCCAGTCCATCAGCACCAGTTTGAACGGCCGGGTGCCATCACTTGCCAAGAGCGCCGTCACCGCCTCGGCTCCGGAGGCTACGGCGGTCGGAGCAAAGCCCATGCTGGTCAGGCTGTCGCTGAGGATGTCACGGGCGGCCTGGTTGTCGTCGACCACCAGGACCGGCATATCCCGGAAATCGGCGGCCAGGCTGCGCGGTTCGATACGGGCTTTTTGCCGGAGGCCGAACAGGGCGGTAAACCAGAAGGTACTGCCTTTGTCCGGCTGGCTCGACACGCCGATTTCTCCGCCCATCAGTTCGGCCAGACGTTTGCAGATCGCCAGACCCAGGCCGGTGCCGCCAAAGCGCCGGGTCGTCGAGGAGTCGGCCTGGCTGAAGGACTGGAAGAGCCGGTCGCACTGTTCGGTGGTCATGCCGATGCCGGTATCGTGGACGGCAAAATGCAGCATGGCCCGCTCGTCATCGCGCCATTTTACCCTGATGGTCAGGACGATCTCTCCGCGTTCGGTGAACTTGACGGCGTTGCCGGCCAGATTGATGAGGATTTGTCCAAGGCGCAGGGGGTCGCCGACCAGCCCCATCGGCACCTCGCCATCGACCTTGAATAGCAGCTCCAGGCGTTTTTCCTCGGCCTTGACCTGAACCACGGTGCCGACACTGTCGAGGACATCCTCAAGCAGGAAATCGGTCTGTTCGATATCCAGACGCCCCGCCTCGATTTTCGAAAAATCGAGGATATCGTTGATGATCCGCAATAACGACCGGGCCGAGCTATCGATCTTCTGCAGGTAGTCGCGCTGCTTCGGGGTAAGTTCGGTGGCCAGGGCGAGGTGGGTCATGCCCATGATGGCGTTCATCGGCGTGCGGATCTCATGGCTCATATTGGCCAGGAAATCGGATTTGGCCCTGGTCGCCTGTTCGGCTGCGTCGCGGGCCTCGCGTAGTTCGGTGATGTCCACCATGACCCCGATCAAACCGCCGCGCCGGCCATCGGACAAATCAAAACCGGCCAGCCAGTAGAGGACATGATGGTCCCGGCCATCGGCAAAAGGAAGACTCAGCTGCCGGCGCCGCATCCCGCCGCTGGCGATCAATTCGCTGGCCTCGATGTGGTGGTCGGTACGGAAGTCCTCCGGAAAAACCTCGAGATCGACCATGGTCTTGCCGATGACCTGGTCGCGATCAACCCCGAAAGCGGTCTCATAGGCGCGGTTGCAGCCGGCGAAACGGGCATCGGCGTCTTTGATGAATATCGGGTTGGGGATGGTGTCGATCAGCGCCGCCTGGAACATCACCTGGTCCTTGACGAGGCGCTCCGCCTCGCGACGCTTGCTGATGTCGTCGACCACCCAGAGTACTCCGGCCGTCAGGTCGGGGGGTAGCCGCCGGTCAAGGGCCTTGCCGGACAGCGAACACCATATCCCGGTGCCGTCCTGGCGTGACACCAGCCGCTCGATCTGCACCTGGCGACCTTCGGCAAGTTTGGGCAGATATTCCTTGGCAAACAGGGCTTGATGGCCTGGGCTCAGGTGAATTTCCGCCGCCGCACCATCAACTTGCCCGGGCGAGCGTTTTTGGTAGCCGAGGATCTCCGTAAGCCTGGCATTGCCGCGATACCCGTCCGGTCCGTCGCGGACGAGGAGGATGCCAACCTGGGCATTGTCGAAGATCTGTTGCAACTCACCGCGAGTCAGGCGCAGTGCCTCCTCAACCCGTCTCCGTTCGGCGATCTCGGCGGCGAGACGGCGGTTCCACCAGATCACCAGCGAGATGACGATCAGGGCGGTAAACGACAGGCCCCCGGCGATACGGCGCACCGCTGTCCAATCCACCCGGGAATGGATATTGACGTTGCTCCAGCGATCGTAAAAGGCCAGCCGGTTTTGTCGGGGCAGGATGGTCAGGGCCTGGTCGAGGATTTTGACGAGTTGCGGCCAGTCCTTGCGCACCGCGAAACATAGTTCAAAATTGTAGGCGGTGGTCGCGGCGATCTTCAGGCGATCCAGGGATTTGGCGCGCATGGCATAGGTTGTCGAGGCGAGATTGTCGAAAGCGGCATCGGCCTCCCCGGCGGCCACGGCGGCCAGACAATCGCCGAGATTGCCGTAGCGGCGCAAATCGATACCCGGGAAATCACGGCGGAGAAATTCCTCTCCCATATAGCCCTCCGCCACTGCCACCCGCTTGCCCTGTAAATCGGCGAGTCCACCGACAAAGGGGGCATCGACCCGGGTGACGAGAATCATCGGAATGGTCAGATAGGGCTGGGTGAACAGGAGATGGCGGCGCCGCTCCGGAGTCGGACTAAAGGCGGCGATGACATCGATTTCGCCATTTTCGACCCGGCGCATGATCTCCGTCGAATTGGCATTGGCCAAAGGGGCCATGGCGACGTCGAGGGTGGTGTTGAGCCAGCCGACGTACTCGGAGACGACTCCCAGGTATTCGCCGTGCTCGTTGATCGCCTCGAAAGGCAGCCAGTCCGGATCGATACCAAGGCGCATCTGCCGATGGCCGGCCAGCCATTGACGATCCGCCGTGCCAATCCGCACCACCGCCTCGAAACCGTCGACGTCGCCGACATACTGGTTGCGGATCTCGTTGACTTCCCGGTCAGAGACGGTTTCCAGGCCCTTGACGAGAATGTCATGGAGCATGTGGGCATCGCCGCGCACGCCGATCGCCAGTTCCATCGGGTCTTCCTCGACATAGCCAACCAGCCGCAGCCCCTTGATGAGATAGCGGTCGACAAGATAGCTGCCAACCGCATCGACGCCGAGATAGGCCGCGGCCTGGCCGACTGTTACTGCCTTAAGCGCCTCCAGGGTGGAGGGATGGCGGAGCAGGTTGATGCCTGGATATTTTTTGGTGAGTTGTTCGGCCAGATAAAAATCCTCTTTCACCGCCACGGTCTCACCGTTGAGATCGTCGATGGTCTTGATACCCTCTTCCCCGGATCGTACCCAAATGCCGATGAGCGAGCTGAGATAGGGCCGGGTGAAGAGAAACTCCCGGCTTCGCTCGGGAGAAGGGCTCATCCCCGGACTGACATCCAGAGCCTTATTTTTGAGCATGCCGTAGAGCACCGGCCAGGGCTCGCTGTGAATTTCGGGGCGCAGGCCGACCCGTTCGGCCACCAGGCGAAAGATGTCGGCGGAGATGCCCCGGTAACTTCCCGAGCTGTCCAGATACTCGAAGGGCGGCCAGTTGCCGGTTGCGGCCACCCGCACCACCGGATGTTCGGCGACATAGGCCTGCTCTTCCTCGGTCAATTCGGCGGTAACCTTGGCGGTGCCGCCCTTCGTCCATTTTTGTAGGATGGCCAGGTGCTCGCCCTGGCTGATGTTTGCCAGGGCCTTGGTGAAGATCCCCGCCAATTCCGGGAGATCCTTGCGGGTACCGATGGCCAGGACCGACCCGGCCTGATTGAGCCGGCCCATGATGCGGAGATTGGTGAGCAGATCCCTGGTAATGAGGTAGCCGGCCACCGCCCGGTTGCCGGCGTAGGCCTCGACCTCGCCTTGCGACACCGCGGCCAGGCAGGCGGCGGTGTCGGCATACTGGCGAATGGTTACCTCCGGATGATTGTCGTGAAAGTGTTTGACACCGTAAAAGCCCTCTTCCATGGCCACCGTCTTGCCGGCAAGCTGCGCCGCGTCGGTATAATAGGGGCCCTCGGCCCGGCCGACAAAGACATGGGGAATAGTGAGGTACGGCTTGGTGAAGTTGAGATAGGCCTCCCGCTCCGGTTTCGGTGAGACGTCCATCAGGGCGTCGAGCCTGCCTTCCCTAACCGCCTGGAGATTGTCCTTGAACGGCCCGGGAACGATGCGCACGGTGAGGCCGAGCTTGCCGACGAGGAGATGCAGGAGATCGGCACCGATGCCCACCGGTTCGCCTCCCGGGGCGACGAAATTAAGCGGCGGCCAATCGTTCATCACCGCTATGGAGACCATTGGCTTGCTCTGCAACCAGGCCTGTTCGGCGGGAGTGAAGGCAAGCGGCGTGTCCTCGGCAGCTGCCTTGCTTTCGCTGGGATTTGAAGCCGGTTCGGTGGCGCCACCGGCGGAGATGGTAAGGGACAGAAGGGTACAAAGCAACACTGCGGCAATACGCCAGTTTCTGGCGGTCTTCTTCAACCACGCGCATTTTTGCGGCTTTTCCGGCATTTTCCCTGCGACCGAGGCTAGTGAAGGTGAAACGCAATCGCTTTCTCCGGGCGGGCCACACAAGGCCCTGCTGGGCGAAGGGCGATCTCAACCAATGAAATCATGCTACTCTTTTCCAGGCGGCTTTGACAAATATTTTACGCTAAAAGCAGGAAGTCTTTCCAGAACAAATTTATCAAGACAGTAATCGGCCAAAACATCGGTGAAACGGGATAGTACTTACCCGGATTTTTCGGGGATACGCGCCTGGTGGGGTGCAGTCCAGGCACTGTTGTTGCCTTCTTGATTTCTGTAGATGCCTAGCTGGTAACTATTGCTTTGAAGTTTAATAATAAACTGATGGAGCCTTTCGGAGAGTTTAATCTCCGTTCCATGTTGTCCGTAACAATTGAGAAGTACTGTCCAACTGTTTCTGATACGTACCATACCTGACGGCGGGAATGGCTTCTTACCAAGCATTCTGCCGATTGCCTTCTAATGTCTTCCGGGTCGACAGCGATGGATTTTACTTAGTGGGGTAGAACCAGCAGCTACCGTGTATTTCTGATATCGAGACAATTAACATCTTGCCTTTAGTTGGCCAAGGTATTTATATGGACTTTTAGTAGGTTACATGGAAATCAATGGAGTAAAAGGCTCGCGCTAAAATAAGGGGACATCTTGCCTGTTTCCAGAA
Proteins encoded in this region:
- a CDS encoding Rrf2 family transcriptional regulator, whose translation is MQFSVGVEYAFHSLFYMIDLPQGKTVGIRQIAELNAITETYLSKVFARLSKAGIVRSVPGVKGGYELAKPADGISFWDIIEAIEGPSYFFQCAEIRKKNIFVDDPSVFTDKCPCLIKVVIQEAEEAFRNSLRAKSLRWLYDQVHGDFPDDKKKAITGWMKAL
- a CDS encoding pyridoxamine 5'-phosphate oxidase family protein produces the protein MFDDKFKEVVSKEGVVSIVSCADNEAHVVNTWNSYLVLADEARILLPAWAMRKTEKKVDKNPHVLLTLGSKEVAGRMGQGTGFLVTGTARFVSSGPEFAMMKEKFSFLTRVLEVTVSSVKQTI
- a CDS encoding transporter substrate-binding domain-containing protein: MPEKPQKCAWLKKTARNWRIAAVLLCTLLSLTISAGGATEPASNPSESKAAAEDTPLAFTPAEQAWLQSKPMVSIAVMNDWPPLNFVAPGGEPVGIGADLLHLLVGKLGLTVRIVPGPFKDNLQAVREGRLDALMDVSPKPEREAYLNFTKPYLTIPHVFVGRAEGPYYTDAAQLAGKTVAMEEGFYGVKHFHDNHPEVTIRQYADTAACLAAVSQGEVEAYAGNRAVAGYLITRDLLTNLRIMGRLNQAGSVLAIGTRKDLPELAGIFTKALANISQGEHLAILQKWTKGGTAKVTAELTEEEQAYVAEHPVVRVAATGNWPPFEYLDSSGSYRGISADIFRLVAERVGLRPEIHSEPWPVLYGMLKNKALDVSPGMSPSPERSREFLFTRPYLSSLIGIWVRSGEEGIKTIDDLNGETVAVKEDFYLAEQLTKKYPGINLLRHPSTLEALKAVTVGQAAAYLGVDAVGSYLVDRYLIKGLRLVGYVEEDPMELAIGVRGDAHMLHDILVKGLETVSDREVNEIRNQYVGDVDGFEAVVRIGTADRQWLAGHRQMRLGIDPDWLPFEAINEHGEYLGVVSEYVGWLNTTLDVAMAPLANANSTEIMRRVENGEIDVIAAFSPTPERRRHLLFTQPYLTIPMILVTRVDAPFVGGLADLQGKRVAVAEGYMGEEFLRRDFPGIDLRRYGNLGDCLAAVAAGEADAAFDNLASTTYAMRAKSLDRLKIAATTAYNFELCFAVRKDWPQLVKILDQALTILPRQNRLAFYDRWSNVNIHSRVDWTAVRRIAGGLSFTALIVISLVIWWNRRLAAEIAERRRVEEALRLTRGELQQIFDNAQVGILLVRDGPDGYRGNARLTEILGYQKRSPGQVDGAAAEIHLSPGHQALFAKEYLPKLAEGRQVQIERLVSRQDGTGIWCSLSGKALDRRLPPDLTAGVLWVVDDISKRREAERLVKDQVMFQAALIDTIPNPIFIKDADARFAGCNRAYETAFGVDRDQVIGKTMVDLEVFPEDFRTDHHIEASELIASGGMRRRQLSLPFADGRDHHVLYWLAGFDLSDGRRGGLIGVMVDITELREARDAAEQATRAKSDFLANMSHEIRTPMNAIMGMTHLALATELTPKQRDYLQKIDSSARSLLRIINDILDFSKIEAGRLDIEQTDFLLEDVLDSVGTVVQVKAEEKRLELLFKVDGEVPMGLVGDPLRLGQILINLAGNAVKFTERGEIVLTIRVKWRDDERAMLHFAVHDTGIGMTTEQCDRLFQSFSQADSSTTRRFGGTGLGLAICKRLAELMGGEIGVSSQPDKGSTFWFTALFGLRQKARIEPRSLAADFRDMPVLVVDDNQAARDILSDSLTSMGFAPTAVASGAEAVTALLASDGTRPFKLVLMDWKMPGMDGIETVEKIRRHPQLTAIPTIIMVTAYGREEVMQQAKKAGLDGFLVKPINQSVLFDTIMEIFGHPVARQRTQPRSADLTPEVLSRIGGARILLVEDNEINQQVAAELLAQARLFVDIAGNGKEAVAMVKSSAYDAVLMDIQMPVMDGYAASREIRADGRFAALPVIAMTANAMAEDREKSLAAGMNDHISKPIDPLQLYHTLARWIRPGERPLPELAEPPTAEDEAAAMPELPGFDTVRALARMGGSVRSYRKTLAKFVAGEAEAMARVQASLAAGQRLDARREAHTLKGVAGNIGATALQEEAAELEARLAASDGEVAASLLQRVEERLHATLRIIEAALAAGELPPSAAGPSRETIADLLDELDRRIDNFDASAGEWSEKLIAGLQASPLQQQAVELGQLLESYRFDEAKELLARLRTGLDVPPMS
- a CDS encoding two-component system response regulator; its protein translation is MNQSHPCATILAIDDTPANIDVVKAVLSADYLIQAAVNGPMALKIIDRQPPDLILLDIMMPEMDGYEVCRRIKANPRTRDIPVIFLTALTEEEEETRGLALGAVDYITKPISPAILRERVKTHISLKAARDQLQRQNEVLEEKVVERTRQMEELQDVAMVAMGSLAEARDPETGNHIRRTQHYVRLLALRLKEHPRFSEFLTPENITMLFKSAPLHDIGKVGIPDSILLKPGKLTDEEFTRMKEHPRFGRDAIAAAIHTITTASNFLVFAQEIAYGHHEKWDGSGYPEGLRGDAIPVAARLMAIADVYDALISRRVYKPPFSQEKTVDIIREGRGSHFDPDMVDAFLAITEDFYAIARRYADSEEQVHDKVERLQP